The proteins below come from a single Geobacillus thermoleovorans genomic window:
- a CDS encoding phosphotriesterase family protein has protein sequence MAEMVETVCGPVPVEQLGKTLIHEHFLFGYPGFQGDVTRGTFREDESLRVAVEAAEKMKRHGIQTVVDPTPNDCGRNPAFLRRVAEETGLNIICATGYYYEGEGAPPYFQFRRLLGTAEDDIYDMFMAELTEGIADTGIKAGVIKLASSKGRITEYEKMFFRAAARAQKETGAVIITHTQEGTMGPEQAAYLLEHGADPKKIVIGHMCGNTDPDYHRKTLAYGVYIAFDRFGIQGMVGAPTDEERVRTLLALLRDGYEKQIMLSHDTVNVWLGRPFTLPEPFAEMMKNWHVEHLFVNLIPALKNEGIRDEVLEQMFIGNPAALFSA, from the coding sequence ATGGCGGAGATGGTAGAAACGGTATGCGGGCCGGTGCCGGTGGAACAGCTTGGCAAAACGCTCATCCACGAGCATTTCCTCTTCGGTTATCCAGGGTTTCAAGGCGATGTGACGCGCGGCACGTTCCGTGAAGACGAGTCGCTTCGCGTCGCAGTCGAGGCGGCGGAAAAGATGAAGCGGCACGGCATTCAAACGGTTGTCGATCCGACGCCGAACGATTGCGGGCGCAACCCGGCGTTTTTGCGGCGCGTCGCTGAAGAGACGGGGCTGAACATTATTTGCGCCACCGGCTATTATTATGAAGGGGAAGGGGCGCCGCCGTACTTCCAATTCCGCCGGCTTCTCGGAACAGCAGAAGATGACATTTACGACATGTTTATGGCCGAGTTGACCGAGGGCATTGCCGATACCGGAATCAAGGCGGGTGTCATCAAGCTCGCCTCGAGCAAAGGGCGCATTACTGAGTACGAAAAGATGTTCTTCCGCGCTGCCGCCCGCGCGCAAAAAGAGACGGGTGCGGTCATCATCACCCATACGCAAGAAGGAACGATGGGGCCGGAACAAGCCGCCTATTTGCTTGAGCACGGCGCCGATCCGAAAAAAATTGTCATCGGCCATATGTGCGGCAACACGGACCCGGACTATCATCGAAAGACGCTTGCTTACGGCGTTTACATTGCGTTTGACCGCTTCGGCATCCAAGGGATGGTCGGCGCGCCGACCGATGAGGAGCGGGTGCGGACGCTCCTTGCTCTGCTCCGCGATGGGTACGAGAAACAAATTATGCTGTCGCATGACACTGTCAACGTTTGGCTCGGTCGTCCGTTTACGCTGCCGGAACCGTTTGCGGAAATGATGAAAAATTGGCATGTCGAGCATTTGTTTGTGAACCTCATTCCCGCGCTGAAAAATGAAGGAATCCGGGACGAAGTGCTTGAGCAAATGTTCATCGGCAATCCGGCGGCGCTGTTCTCGGCTTGA
- a CDS encoding DUF6044 family protein, with protein sequence MPAIEKRILIFSFVVIALYVSPYFVLGEDAHMRVHDNLDSNIAWYKVLTRSGELFGPVDGVIPQIINGLPRNAFGTEFSGIVWLHALFPSIYAYGLSQAATRVLAFIGMYLLLRKHVLPGERWGWIRIGSSLTFALTPFWPSGMLSTLGMPLALWAFLNIRGGERSWVNWAVLTLLPLYSSFVLGFFFFLSALGIWWLIDVIRGKGWNWRFLAAIVYMTMLYLAVDYRLVHSLLFSNEPTSRDEYFHARLPLWRVIRLTFKNYVFGHTHVMTVHGLVILPVTLVALYIVWKRKSWRREKLFLILHGLNFALSTWYAFWFYKGWLPLTERFDLLDKFNFARYHFLRPMVIYVLFALALKIFWQEGRRWRAVGAAAIVLQLVVLALCNEEIVYRDKPSFREFYAEKQFAAIRRYIGRPVHTYRVASIGIHPAIAQYNGFYTLDTYNNFYPLEYKHRFRRIIAKELAKNKKLREYFDEWGGRCYLFVDELGKRYMFQKNSKRTIRSLELNTNVFYNMGGRYIFSALPIENADENALRLERVFRSKESAWTIYLYKVVPEGGR encoded by the coding sequence GTGCCGGCCATCGAAAAGCGAATCCTGATCTTCTCTTTCGTTGTCATCGCCTTGTACGTGTCGCCGTATTTTGTGCTTGGCGAGGATGCGCATATGCGCGTCCACGACAATTTGGATTCGAACATCGCCTGGTATAAGGTGCTCACTCGAAGCGGTGAGCTGTTCGGACCGGTCGATGGCGTCATTCCGCAAATCATCAACGGCCTGCCGCGCAACGCGTTCGGCACAGAATTCAGCGGCATCGTTTGGCTTCACGCCCTGTTTCCATCCATTTACGCCTATGGGCTCAGTCAAGCCGCAACCCGCGTATTGGCGTTCATCGGCATGTATTTGCTGCTGCGAAAACATGTGCTGCCGGGCGAGCGCTGGGGATGGATTCGCATCGGCTCTTCGTTGACGTTTGCCTTGACGCCGTTTTGGCCATCGGGAATGTTAAGTACGCTCGGGATGCCGCTTGCGCTTTGGGCGTTTTTAAACATTCGGGGCGGCGAGCGTTCATGGGTGAACTGGGCGGTGTTGACGCTTTTGCCGCTCTATTCGAGCTTCGTGCTTGGATTTTTCTTTTTCTTGAGCGCGCTTGGGATTTGGTGGCTCATTGATGTCATCCGCGGCAAGGGTTGGAATTGGCGGTTTTTGGCGGCCATCGTCTATATGACGATGCTCTATTTGGCGGTCGATTACCGGCTTGTCCATTCGCTCTTGTTTTCCAATGAGCCGACAAGCCGCGACGAATATTTCCACGCCCGTCTGCCGCTTTGGCGCGTCATCCGGCTGACGTTCAAAAACTATGTGTTCGGCCATACCCACGTCATGACCGTGCATGGGCTCGTCATTTTACCGGTGACGCTCGTTGCCTTGTACATTGTATGGAAGCGGAAAAGCTGGCGGCGGGAGAAACTGTTTTTGATTTTGCACGGGTTGAACTTCGCGCTGTCGACATGGTATGCGTTTTGGTTTTACAAAGGATGGCTGCCGCTCACCGAACGGTTTGATTTGCTCGATAAGTTCAATTTCGCCCGCTACCATTTTTTGCGGCCAATGGTGATTTACGTCTTGTTTGCACTGGCGCTGAAAATTTTTTGGCAGGAAGGCCGAAGGTGGCGGGCGGTCGGTGCGGCGGCCATTGTCTTGCAGCTTGTCGTGCTTGCTTTATGCAATGAGGAAATCGTCTACCGCGACAAGCCGTCGTTTCGCGAGTTTTACGCGGAAAAGCAGTTTGCCGCCATTCGCCGCTATATCGGCCGCCCGGTGCATACATACCGTGTCGCCAGCATCGGCATCCACCCGGCGATCGCTCAATACAACGGCTTTTACACACTCGATACGTACAACAACTTTTATCCGCTCGAATACAAGCATCGGTTTCGCCGCATCATCGCCAAGGAGCTTGCGAAAAACAAAAAACTGCGCGAGTATTTCGATGAATGGGGCGGGCGCTGCTATTTGTTCGTCGATGAGCTCGGCAAGCGGTATATGTTTCAGAAAAACTCGAAGCGGACGATTCGCAGCTTGGAATTGAACACAAACGTGTTTTATAACATGGGCGGGCGCTACATTTTTTCAGCGCTGCCGATTGAAAATGCCGACGAAAACGCCTTGCGCCTTGAGCGGGTGTTCCGTTCCAAAGAGTCCGCGTGGACCATCTATTTATACAAAGTCGTGCCGGAGGGAGGAAGGTGA